Proteins encoded within one genomic window of Fragaria vesca subsp. vesca linkage group LG1, FraVesHawaii_1.0, whole genome shotgun sequence:
- the LOC101298833 gene encoding uncharacterized protein LOC101298833 yields the protein MPLSPTTPASETITNFFLFSFSIKPPKQITQTNQIRGRSNKLKHGYVHLFRQAPAATAIEKGFESLVYSEAFSGISEPSYLPDELGGSCCVVSENRGVAAVLFWTTKALLQLFLAWDKFLDFVLFNLKEGHGEIPASCWNPTEYSGKGRIWQKRWR from the exons ATGCCGCTGTCTCCGACCACCCCAGCTAGTGAGACCATCACCAATTTCTTTCTCTTCTCATTCTCTATTAAACCCCCAAAGCAAATCACTCAAACAAACCAGATTAGAGGGAGATCGAACAAGCTAAAGCACGGCTATGTTCATCTTTTCCGGCAAGCTCCGGCGGCGACGGCGATAGAGAAGG GGTTCGAGTCTTTGGTTTATTCCGAAGCTTTTTCGGGCATCAGCGAGCCTAGCTACCTACCAGACGAGCTTGGAGGCAGCTGCTGTGTTGTTTCGGAAAACAGAGGCGTTGCTGCTGTGTTGTTTTGGACAACAAAGGCGTTGCTGCAGTTGTTCCTAGCATGGGACAAGTTTCTAGACTTTGTTCTGTTCAATCTGAAG GAAGGTCATGGCGAAATTCCGGCAAGTTGCTGGAATCCGACAGAATATTCCGGCAAGGGGCGGATCTGGCAGAAGCGATGGAGGTAG